The DNA sequence GATTTCCGCTGATCGAGAAACGCAGCGGCCACCCGCTCGCCTCCCCGGCGTAGTCCACGCCGACTCGCGGCGAACGCACGATCGCGCGCGCGGGAACGGGGTCGGGTCGGATCTCCCACCCTCCCCCGCCGGCGAGGTCGCGCCCGGAGTCTCTTCCGACGATCCCGAGCGCCCGGCAGAACTTCGCCGGCCCGCGCAGGAGCGCCGCGGGCGCGGCGGGATGCTCCCCGGCCCGGATCAGCACCGCATGCGGCGTCCCCGCCTCCCCGGCGACCACGTTGGCGCAGTAGTGCATCCCGTACACGGCGAAGACGTAAAGGAGCCCGCCGGGACCGTACATCGGCGCGACGCGATCGGTCTTCCGCCCGCCGAACGAATGCGCGGCTGCGTCCTCCACCCCGAGGTATGCCTCCACCTCGACGATGCGCGCGCCGTACGGCCGGCCGCGCCAGCGGCGCACGAACCATGCGCCGAGGAGCCGCCGGGCGACCGTCTCCGTCGGCGCCAGGAAGAAG is a window from the Thermoanaerobaculia bacterium genome containing:
- a CDS encoding DNA-3-methyladenine glycosylase, translating into MPGFSAHPVRPLDALRLPPAGVPDRAAGRSFFLAPTETVARRLLGAWFVRRWRGRPYGARIVEVEAYLGVEDAAAHSFGGRKTDRVAPMYGPGGLLYVFAVYGMHYCANVVAGEAGTPHAVLIRAGEHPAAPAALLRGPAKFCRALGIVGRDSGRDLAGGGGWEIRPDPVPARAIVRSPRVGVDYAGEASGWPLRFSISGNPAVSRPPTRSASTGSHRRATGAGRPGGPRSRGSERS